A stretch of DNA from Bombus huntii isolate Logan2020A chromosome 15, iyBomHunt1.1, whole genome shotgun sequence:
aaattaacaatcgTTAACGAAAGTTACatagaaataataatctaATAGGGAATTTGATTTTGATAATACTGTATCATGTCGTAAGTTTTCGTACGGAAATTGAGGTAGCTGTTACGTATTACATTGAGCATATAGGCCGCCGCTTCGCGATCAGTTGCTGTCGGCACGAATCTGCCGCGTAAAAGTTTTATCGTTTGTCCACGGAAGCATGGCAATCCGGTATCAAGCATTAGAGAAACCAGAGAAATAATAGCTTCTTGGTAAGGTCTAAAACAATGTAGTAaaacaatattataatttgaTCGAAATTtctagagaaaaagaaaatatcgcaaatgattaattatttgaagAGGAAATAAATTTGGTTAAACGAACTATTTATAACtccaaattttaaaaatatttgtttgtaaTTTACCTAACGGCGAGGAAAGCCTGTACACATAATTCCATGAACCAACGAAAAGGTGCGGCCTCCATTTTACCACCCATTACGAGCACCATTTCATCTGTTAGCTTAATATCAGGCTCAAAGCCTAAATTACCACCAGGCGAACTTTCAAACATAAATCCAAAATCGATATGTATGATATGACCTTCGGTGTCCAACATAATGTTGCCATTGTGGCGatcttttatttgtaaaagaTATGTGATTACACTGTAGGCAGCCATTGATTTCACAAAATTACGACGTACGTTCTGAAATTCTTTTGTCGTTTCATCTCCATAacgtgtaataaaatattgatgcATGTCAATATCAGTGGTGCGACCAAGTTGATCGCGTGAAGTTGCGTTAGGTACACATTCTATCACACCGcactgaaatatatattaatactttataatatttatcaaaattgtTTCTTATGACTGTAAGGTGCCTTACCCCAGGTGCCGTAGCTACTACTCTATATGGGAACAAGAATAAATTTAATCCaactttttgaaatatattcttGAAAATACTGATCACTTGTAAAGCTAACATATCTTGTCTAACATCATCTCCGACTTTAAAAATAGCAGCTTGCCACGTTTCTTTTTCTGGTTCTCTTTTGATATCAACTTTACCATTAGTCGATACTGCTAATGCAATATTCTCTAATTCGttaattccatattttcgaacTTTGAAACGCGCTAAAAATGGTGCTTTTGCGGcactataaataataacaataaatcaaatattaatgACAATACAATGCAAAGTATTCCAAACAAGTAACGTAAATCGTAGTACTCACCTCTGCATAGGAGTTCCACTTTGATAATCAATATCAATTACCATTGCTTCAGGATTAGATGGCAAGTAGCAACTTGGCTGTGCTTTAATTTGTGACAAAGCTTTTAGACACGCTGATTTACGTTCAGGACCTTTAGGATATGGCCTTATATCACCTGAAATATTCGTAATCTTTTCGAAGAAGTCAAATTCTCTTTCATAAAATTGTTTTGCTGGGCCAGATAACGATCCTAAAATACTTTTTACAAGCGAATCTAATATATCATACAAAACTGgatcttttatttgtttatcttcGTCCACATACATATTTGTGTACATGTTCCAAATTAGTTGATGTGCTACAACCTATATCAAATTAAGAATGACCATAAAGATCTTGATTTGTAAACAATCAAACAATTGACTAGTATTCTTAACACTTACCTGTGAACGTTTAGCGATTTTCTTTATAAATTCTATCACATAACCCATGGTATCATGGCGTACAGCTTGTACAAGTTGTGGTATATAAAAAAGTACAGCATCTGCTGGATAACTACTTAGTACCTCTACTGCATATTGTGCAGAAATTGGATGATGCGGAAATTGACGAGAGAAGTATGCTAGTGCTTGAATAGGTGATACTCTCTCCCATGTTAACATATACACCAACTAAAACATattgaattaataaatcataatttgtaattatataaatctttcaaaattaatattgttcAAGAAATATCTTACTTCAGGTACATCGTTAAGTAATGTATCAGTCGTAACGAGGTATTGTAAAGCTTCTGGGACGTGCATAACCGGCACAGGTTTAAGGCGAACAAGTCCACATACTTCTTTGATAATAATTTCAGAATTCTTTAATCGAACTGGTAAAAATATGGCAAGGATAGGACTAATTTCCCATGCAAGTCGCGTATATTCTCGCCACCGATCATTCATTCCCTTAGCACGCCATTCTGCAATACTTGATTCACCTGGAAGTGCAAGCTCTTGTCTTCCACTAGGATTTCTCCAAACCTATAATTCAAAATGTTAAATagtgtttaaaaaaatgaagagGATATTGTACTAAATATAAAACTAAACTTACCAATAACATTTCTATTTCGACTGCCAATAGTTCGAGgatcaaatttcttttttttatataatctttTACAAACACGTTAGCGTTCATAACACGCTTGCTACGATTACTACGTTTGCCCAAAGTATTGCTACTAGTAGACATTGGAACTGTATTAATCCATACGTTTGTCGgtgttttcgaaaattcagcGTTCGTTGTACCAAAGGACGTACTCAAAGAACTAATTGTTTCACTAGGTCCAAAAGCACCAGTTGAATACGAATGAGATGTTAACATTTCAAATTCACTGTCGGTGCCAGTCATtaccaaatattttttgtCACTGTGCATTACCTACGACATGATAAAATAAGCATTATGAAACAGAAAGTTAAGAGAAAATTAGCACTTTTTTAATTGAGAGTATTTTACTGACTTGCCAGAAACGTATAAGCGTAACTAAATCCTCGTGTAATTGTTCTAGTTCTTGCGTTGGTACTTGACGATCTCGACAGAAATAATCCAAACAATTACAATATACTCGTTCTCGTAGTACGTTTTTACTTAATGTCctataaacaaaatttattatttgttcggttatttattaatatatatcgAATTTCTCACATAATATAATACCTCGGTAAAATATCTccttgaagaagaagaagtccACAAGAAAGCAATTTAAAGCGCACTCCAACTGCAGCAACATGGCGACTCATTCCAGGCTCTTCGCCAGAAGCACCAACAGTCATAGGTAATGACCGATGTAATAATGTGACAATCATATCAACCGTTTCTTGACAGCAATATTTAGCAGTTTCAATCAATTCTACGATAAATGTAACCCAAATATCATGAGGTTTCACTTGGGGGGGATTTGAACCCAACTTGCAACCCTCGTATACTGCTAACGGACTGACTTCTTCTTCGTCCAGTGCGAATAAACCCATTCTTTTGTCAACAGTATACTGCCACGCAACAAACATTTCTTGTAAAAAACGCAGTTTCAAATCTGGCCGTACGGTAAGTATCCACTGCCAGCATTCAACTGCTGTTGTCATAGCTGCAGGAGTGAACAATTCAATTTGTGAAGAAGCTACTGTATGCAGCAAACGTCTATGTGTCCctgaataaattaaaatattataattaattatagattatgaaacaaaatcaaataattttcacgaAATTATTGTTGATAAGTCATACCAGGcatagaaattaataatgcAGTAGCACGCCAAAGAGCGCTACGATGGTTAACGTCATTTCGAGCACGGCAGGCCATCCACACAGCATCAATTAATAAGTCAATAACtttgtttctaatttcttcaAAAGATATTTCGGAAGTAGATGATTCGGTTTGTGCCAACGATAGCATTCCTGCTATTTCTCCAGCATATCGTGAACGTGTAGACATCATCGACAGAAGCCACGAACTGGCTCCCTTTGGACCACGTGGTCGTTTATCTAACGAATTAGTCTATAACAAGcgcattttattatttttataataaagtattttaaaatattaaatattaggaatattattttacgtttGGTAAGGCCGATGTTGGAATAGCAAGGTCCACAAATTCAAGAACTGAATCCGTAGACAAACATAAACCAGAATGGTGTTTTAATCTAGAAGACGGAATTTGATTTACATATTCCTGTAAATGTGATTTAGTGGCTTGAGGCGCCCACTTCATGGCTTCTTGTACTATACCTTTACATCTCGCAGTGAAATCTTTCACAATAATCTGTGTAACATAGTTTAGATTTAGCATTTGAGTTGCGTATTGTATATTGATTCGCATAATTCCAATATACACACCTCTCTTGCCTCGAGCGTATCCGTAAGTTCTATACTGTATGGTGTACCAGGTATTCGTAAAATTGGTGTCTCTTCGTTTGGATCAATTTGTAACGAGAATGATAAaatctatataaataataatttaattaagtaTGGTAATACtataaaagagaaaggatgtaggacaaaagaaaatttgtaccTGTAATATATCCAACATACTCCAAAGCACTTTGCAATTCCATAGAAGGTGCGGGAACGCATCCACCAGCGCACTAAGATACTTGTCCGCTATCCGCCTAATCTGTTTATGTACATGATTAAAATACACGAGAAGAAATTGAGCATGATTTTCGAGTTCTTTCTCGCGCCTTTCGTCTTTTGGTTTACGCTGCATAACATCTTTGAATTTTACAAAGACTGAATCAGCAACACAACATATACACTGCCACATGCCGCTCTTATCTTTTTGCAAATCTGTATCGcataaatattccattattgGTTGTAAACTAGGTTCAGGACTGTTTGCTACCCTCAAAGTTTCTAACCAATAGActgataataaatatgtacacTGTGCAAATTGCAATTTTGTTACATATTGCGATATATCATTAGTTCTGTAAAAAAAAGACAATGTTTACAACtctgtttttaaaaaatatatttccaagaaagtaaaaaaatatgtaccGAGTACTTAATTTTAATACTTGACTCCTCAATTCTTGTAATTCGTTTAAAGAAACACTATCATTGCGTACAGCTGAAGTATACTGCAATTCTCTCATCTCAAGACGTGCACTAGTTTGCGAAATAAGGTAAGGTGATTTTACAGCAATTTCCTTGACACCTTCGTACCATTCTGCAGGCCATAATCTTGATGCTTGATCACCAGCGAAACCCATTACGACACAATAAAGCCAAAAGTCTTTAAAAAGTTTTAGGAGTCTCTTGTATGGATGCCTGATCGGCGGAAGTCGCCTTACTAATATAGCGATTACAGGAATAAGCACACCTAAATTTCCTGCGCTAGTTGCTGCTTTctaatataagatataacaattaaaatcaaattttgtaaagtttcactttcttaatattattattcaaatcATCAGTTTTAATTACCGTTACTGAAACGTTATTTGACGCCTTATCGCTGGCACGTTTACCCTCTAGTCCGAGTTGAACAAAAAGTTCAAGCAAGTGAAGTAGCAAATCGTCCAATTCTGATTCACCTTGAAGATTTGCTGCTATATTTGCAAGAGCATTTGTGACTGCCTTAGCTACGTGACAATATTGTTTACGATCATCGTTCGAAGCATAAGTTGCGGTACTTGAGCCCAATGACATAGAAAACATTTGCATTATGCCTTCGTAAATctgaaaacaaaatatattcttaTGCGATTTATATTATACTGTAATTTGTACGTGAAGACGCTAACAATTTACTTAATAATTACTAATTGATCTTAAACTGAACCTTTGATTCGCATTTCGCAATGATCATACATCCTAACTGATCCACGATCAGAAAATCAAGATCACTCGGAGTACGACAAAATAATTGCTGAAAAAATGGGAATATTGTACGCATAGTCTTTGGGGTGTCTTTCAACGCAACGGCAACATGCCCCAACATGATTACTATGTTTTTCGAAATTAATTCGCTATTCGACCTGTCATCGGATTCACTAAAagtattgaaataaataattgagaCATCGTAAGAACTAAAGTGTAAATTCAGGAAActgatttatatatataaagtgaACAATATATGCAGTACCCGTCACATATGTCAGCAGCAAATAATCTATTCGAGACGCTGGCAACTAATGCTGGTACACAATCTGGATTTACAGAATGAGCAGCTTCTAGAGCAATGCAAAGATTGCCAATAGCTGCGTCGCGTAGTTTTTCAAAGGCTGTTTGTATTGACGAAGTAGTTTGTTTCGAATCTTGCATATCTTTCCCTTAAAAGGAATAACTTTCTCATTAATTtcatatgtaatatttatttatgattGTATGCTACCTCTTTCACTTTGTTGACGGTGTAATTTAAGTAGTATAGGAGATGGAACAACAAGAAAGTCCCGAAGATAATATATAGATGTACTCGCTATATTAGGAAACTTTTGCGCTAATTTTCCTAATCCTTCAAGGCATACCATTAATAAAGGCATATGCGCCAGCACCAGTTTTGGTCCATGATTAGAATTAATCTTTTCAACTAAACGACCACATAAACTATCCGCAcctgtaaataatatttaattccatAAATGTTTACCGAGATATGCACAGCATTATTCATAAGTTGGGCAAATGTTGTTAATTCTAAGAAATTCTTCCAGAAAACGAAGAGTTctgtatgaaaattaatttctcaataaCAGTGATTTAAAACAGCAGTGCATTGAAGTACGTATATTTGCCATGATAATAATCTTGCctatgaatatttattgctCATTTTTGCATTAACAGTCGATCAAACAGTTAGAATCAGCTAAGAGAATTACGTttagtggtataataattAGACCAATGAAGGTAACGGGAGAACCGCGTTAACGCACTGTCAGAGTAGAAAGTATTTAACTCGTTAGTTAAAAGTATTGAATGTTATCAAAGATGGGACAATCAATCGAAATGCAATATAAGCTAAATTCGAATACCCTCGCCAATCAGCATTGAACTGATATCTGCGAATAGCGCGGACAAATCATACTGGTCTCTCACTGGAAAAATAACGTAATGATCTATAGATAATCCTACCAACACACAAGAATTGAatttaaatcattttattaaaacaaaaacatTACTAAAACTATATACATGTGATTTTTCAAACTATATTCAAGCGTACATTTATAGTGTCACTTACCAGTTTCATCACCAATTGCCCAAACAAGAAGATCGACACACGCAGAATTAGCCATAACGTTTACTTTAAACCTATTTACAGTTCTAAAATTAGTGTCCATATCCTCGCGTTCGCTTGCATCATGTTGACGTGATTGTAATTCTGTTTGACCGGATAGAAAGAGACCTTTCACGAACTCTTGTACGTCTCTTGTAAAAGGAATAGGCAAATCACGTTGATTTTGTAACAGTTCCCGTAAAAGAGCAACCATTACTAGATTCATTGTCTCATTAAATGTACGATAAGGAAATATTTGCACCTGGCCAGAGTTGTAAACctagataaaaaattaatgattAAATGGAATTGATAGCATGGtgaaactttattataaaataatgaaactaACTTGCTGAGTTTCCTCATCAAGGaacattaaaatttctttagtaAGCAATTTCTTTGCCAAAGCGAGTACACTTTGTAAATGTACCACATTAAATTGCATAGCAGCTCTCCTTTCAGGACTTTCATTGCATCTCATTTGAGGAAACTGATTGAAACTTGATCCATATCTAGTAAAAAAATATGTGGCTGGATCATAGGGCACTGATGAGTAAGATTGTAACGATGGTCGTTTGGTGTAAGAATATTCGTGATCCCCGATTAGTAGACTTGGTGCAGTATCTATAGCCGGATGAGGATTGAAGTTACCACTTAATGATCGTGGAATAATCGGTCGAAAGTTCGAAAAGCTATGCTGCTTTTTATCCAATGTTAAACGCATTTCTACTTTTGGTACTGAGAGTGGCGGTTCCGGTCTCGGAAAAATTCGGCATAAAAGAGGTGGATCAGTATAAGCAAAGCGACCCATAGATCGAGCTAAACCAATTAATACCGGAACTAAGCATTTGCATAATGATActgaaaaagggaaaaaggaaaaacgtaattatacgaaattaaatataatatagttaACAATAAGAGAGAAATACCTACATTTTGCTTGCATTCCTCTATTCCCATTTTGATCTTTGTATCCCCTAATAAGATTTGTTAAAACTGCTAATATTTCTACCTGAGTAGAAATAATTTCTTCGCGTACAGATTCACATCTAGATGCAACATCACTGAGTAATGTGTTTAAGCAGAAACTAAAACGTTCAGCAACAGGAATACGTTCACTAGGTAAACATTTGACCTCATCCAACCATACAGCTTTTGGAAGACCACGTAGTAATCGCAAAAGATATGGTAATATCTTATCCCGATGTTGTAAACCAGATTCCAGAAAATATATTCCCAATGCAATAGTTGTATCTTGTCCTCTTTGATCCAATCGGTATATACCCTGAGCAGATTCTTGTGGGCATAACTTGAACAACTGTGTAACCTatgttaaacaaattttatttaatttttcacaaTATTAGTAGAACTATTGAATGTATCATTTGAAACAGAATTTCATAGACACAAGCATTGCAAATtgaatcttttatttaatactAATTACATCTGATgatgttttttaattatcattacaatttgaaacaatttaatttaaagtaaaatcaataattaatctaagaaaggtataataaatactcgtgtaatatacattataataaaaagcattactttatttaaaattaaatgcaGATATATAAAGattaattacataaaaatttgatacaaAATAATGCATAGTTaatgaaaatgttttatatctAGTTAGTACAATTGTTAATATCATATTTTCTTAGTTATATATTCTATGTCATACATTGATTCACAAATTaataactaaaataaaatttaataaattaatcgaaataaaagatgaagatctatcaataaattaaaatatacatattgtgCAATCTTTTATTTGCAAAGTTGTGTCTACAGAAACAATTCCTTAAACAGTGAATTATATCTGAAACATATGTCagaaatcatttatttaatagCATAATGACGTTAATGATCAAATGCAAACGTATCATTAATGCATGAGTTGACTAGTACATTGTCCTTCGAATTATATCATTAGATGACATATTATCAGGATATCAGCTGACACGTCCTTCAAATTAACCTAATTCTAATTAAATGTCAAGTTTTTTATCGATACATAAATATCATGTTAATGTATAATATCCAATAATTAACGAACCTTTTCCCATGGTGTAGGTTTAATCGCTGCTAAACATCTAGCTAAATGTTGGACGGCtttcgagaaaaataatttctcgtCCGCCACCATTTTGCCCACTGTCTACTTATCGTATGATTCCTGTAAATATCGTCTGCTTGTCTGCTTGTCTCACTGACAGACCGCCTTTCGCTACATTCGACCTATCGATCTTGGattcgatatttaaatttgcgCAAGTTTAAAATTGTTCCTGTTTCTAAAGATTTGCAAATGAATGTCGAATTTTAACcatcaataatttattttttttatataatcgaTAGAAAATATAACTAACTTGAGTAAAAAGTGAACATGTATGTGATGTTTTATGTAACGACATACATTATATGTATTCACATTACAtgtttatgtaatttattaataatttcttgtgaattttcatgtaaaaaaataaattttcgttattaataataaatgttgTATTCTTTGGATCTTTTAAACTTTTGAACttaagtttattttattttacttaattttatttaaactttatagtaaatgaaacaatttttagttagtttcaaagtaaaatttgttaCTTTAATACCATCTTTTTATCATACACAATTAAATAATATCACATAgataatttttgttaaataaaagataagtgatatatattataagtaAATAGCATATAATAGTGAcattaagaataaattataatgaCATAAgctaaaatttaaaaaattcgttatatttaaaattcgcGTCccaaatattaaaacaaattcGCAACTTTATACGTAGTATATCATTTGCTCATAAATCGATAATAATCTAAAAGTCGATATATCGATTCTGTTTCTCTAAATTACAGTTTGAATTTTTTGTCTTTAGCATTAGTGACGTGCCggtaaatgaataaaaaaatttttaagttttGTGTTTGCAAATCTTGTGTTGTCATGTTAAGTGTAAAAAATTGAAGAAGCACGTTGGGAAGGATTTAGGAGATATTTACTAAGAGGAGATAGAAGAGGATTAAGTGAGtggatttattaaaaatttaacagTTTCAAATTATGAAAAACAATATGGTAGCAAtgacaaaaatatagaaaaaaatatatatatatgtttattcAAGAACATTTTATAACTGATTATAAATCCTTAAATTTATATCTGTTCCATATCTTTATGTGCAAGTATTTATATGACGATGTTTAGTCCATGATATGTAGTATTCCAACTTTTTGCAATGTAAAAGAAGTTGTttcttcgataaatctatACTATCTACATTATATCGTTGGACAAACTTTTTGACAAATTCtttatttccaattttatttttattttttgatatCTCTTCTATTGTCATTGTTAGTAATCTATGTATTTCTGAGAGTGCAACAGCAATATAAAGATATTCATTCTTCTCGTCGGGTCCCTGTATTATTTGATTCCCAGCTTCCTTGAAAACTAATAAAGTTTGTTCATCTTGAGGTAACCAGTTACACTGAAAACAATaagcaaatattttaatgttttcattacttgtaatattttaaatattaaatgttataatactTACATTAATAATGTTGTGAACAGTGGAAGCGATTGCTGATTCTGGATTTTCAAAAACTGTATTGAGTTTCATATTATCACTAAGATCAAGAAAAACAATTGTAGATTCCATCGGACAGTTTAAATAGTCACCATTATAATAGTTTGCTATGTATGCATACGCATAGATTACATTTATCACATTAAATTCAACATTTGGGGAAGCTTTCtgtaattaagaaaatatttgaagtttTCTGCACTCAGATTATATTTAATgaagtatatacatatatttattctgaaaattacTTTCAATGCATTAAATATTGGAACATCTACTAAAGGAGGGAGTTGCAATGATTGCTCATCTTTTTGATCCATATCTTgaactaatttttttttagtatgatAGGTCCACCAAGGAATCCATTGAGGTAGAAGTTTTTCTATATCACCATTTTTTACGAGAGCCTCAAATTCTTGCTTTTCATCATCTGTTAATACAGACCATACTTCATCTGCATTatctaaatttatattattaagtCTTCTTTCTAAATCTGGTATCTAAAAAAGACATTAGTTTAAATGAAAACACAAGAAAAgttgaatttttcaaaaatatcaatatgAATTTAGCTCACATCTTCTTCATCATCCGAATCTAGCTGTTCTTCTAATTCGTCATTATCAATCTCATCATCACTTTCCAATGCttccatattttttaaatcttcctCATGTACCCTTTTGAGAATTTCTAGCATTTTCTTTCTACCTTCTGTATCTTTTCCTTGAGACTTTATTTCATCTATTACACATTGCTTATAGAAACTTTCTGAACATTCTGAATGAGCTTCTGACTTATAGCAATCAGAGCTGCAATATCTTATCTCACATCGTGGACAAGTATATTTAGGAGGTCGTGTATTACACCTAAAAATCAAGAAATAAAGTTttaaaaagaagatattttttatgtattaattctttcaaattaataaagatcaagaacaattatttattgtttattaaaagaaatttttatataaatatgaagaaattccctaaaagaataattgacaaaaataatttagaaaatagatTGGACTTGGGTTTACATAAATCGattatatgttataaggtATTTATGCAACAAAACACCGTCAAATATTGCTTGTAAACACAGTTTGAGGTTAAGAATATGATACGTACAATTCGCAGACATTATCTGTATCTGTGGTGCACGTTTCTTGAATATCCATGATTTTTCTGTAGattcattaaaaattctaattacTTAATCTACTAATGTTGATATCAATTCattaattcataaatttcGAATGCGTGAAACGTTTACGCCGCGGCATGACGCATTTAAATGTATTGTGTATAAGTATGTAACACGATatagtgataaaaaataatgtttaattacgttataaaatatatatatagtaagaagtaaagaaaatatattttcaaattataaaactcatacataaaattatttatttatatacattacaaattaatttaagtTAAATTAAACCTAACCTGTAACTAGGTTTTTTCAACTAGAGTACCATTTTTCAGTTTCTTGTAATTGAATTCAGGTTCTTTCCTCTTACTTGTCCAAGCTTCAGTATctatttttgataatattcGTTCAGGATCTACAGCTactattttacattttgagaaatttgttttctcaTCTATAGTCGctttaattttccttttcttttgaggcttttcatttttttcttcagTTGTTAAAAACTGTACAGAAGAATTGAGtaactttatgccataaatgttgtccttttcttttttttcatttataatactgtttatgtttttcttctttacttTAATAGatctgaaagaaaatttttcttgGTATATATGAAAGATACGTACattctatttatattgtaaataattcaTCTGGAgttgaatatttctttgtaaaattaattacatactTCTCTATAATTTCGTCCAGCTTTTTTGCAACATAATTCTGGAATGTCGGACTCACAccaaaattagaaaatgtcTTTTTCTCCTCCAAATCTTTTCTTAATGACACGGgattttttacattattattttctaatgaATCAtctaaaaagaagaaagaaaaatttgttgcCAATTATTACAAGTTCCTGTGATAATAAGAAACAAACGTGAAATAGAAACAAAAATGAGGTTATGATACTTACTGTGTTCATCCGTTTTCGTAGAAACGTCTgagttttgaaatttttcattggAAAAATAGGTGACCTTCAGAAATTGGTGATCCGTCGCTTCTTTTAATGCAGCTTTTGATATTTCATCTTCAGAACTGCTTGAACCATCATTGTTTTCATTTAACATTGTCATATAGAAGATTCGAACGACTCGATACCAATTGATAGTCGAACTTTAAATTTCTACACTACTGTATacagatttaaaaaaatgccTATCTACAAATTCAGCTAATTACTctatgaaagaaataaacatGAAATGAACCATAAGTTTAATTAACTCATTGCCgaaatttgtttattactTAGTAGTTATAAATTTTTGTACAGAATGTGAGTACTTGAAATGCGTGTAAAGATGTTCGTATATTGTACAATTATTCAGTAGGAATAATACCCTTCGTTAGCAATTAAAAACATAAGTCTTAAACAGTTCGGTTATTCGAAAGGCATACAGTGGAGGAATAACtaattactatatattttaatataaatttaaagcTAACGTAaattactaaatatatttcacatactttcctctttctcgaatcaaaaaagaaatgaaaacagATGAGTTAGAAATAGGTAAAAACATAAGAAACaggtaataaatttatttataaattgcaaTGAAGCGATTACATTGCAACGATGAAATTAAggataagaaagaaattaataactaACAGAAGGATGATAAAAAAGATTCTAAagtaataaaacaaacaagCAAACAATAGACTAAACCATAAGACAATGGTTACCATTTAGCATTACATATTCTGTACGGTGTCGTCAGATTTTATTCGTAAATTCATTTTGATTGAATGTTATTGTATCG
This window harbors:
- the LOC126873739 gene encoding zinc finger HIT domain-containing protein 2: MDIQETCTTDTDNVCELCNTRPPKYTCPRCEIRYCSSDCYKSEAHSECSESFYKQCVIDEIKSQGKDTEGRKKMLEILKRVHEEDLKNMEALESDDEIDNDELEEQLDSDDEEDIPDLERRLNNINLDNADEVWSVLTDDEKQEFEALVKNGDIEKLLPQWIPWWTYHTKKKLVQDMDQKDEQSLQLPPLVDVPIFNALKKASPNVEFNVINVIYAYAYIANYYNGDYLNCPMESTIVFLDLSDNMKLNTVFENPESAIASTVHNIINCNWLPQDEQTLLVFKEAGNQIIQGPDEKNEYLYIAVALSEIHRLLTMTIEEISKNKNKIGNKEFVKKFVQRYNVDSIDLSKKQLLLHCKKLEYYISWTKHRHINTCT
- the LOC126873748 gene encoding uncharacterized protein LOC126873748 → MTMLNENNDGSSSSEDEISKAALKEATDHQFLKVTYFSNEKFQNSDVSTKTDEHNDSLENNNVKNPVSLRKDLEEKKTFSNFGVSPTFQNYVAKKLDEIIEKSIKVKKKNINSIINEKKEKDNIYGIKLLNSSVQFLTTEEKNEKPQKKRKIKATIDEKTNFSKCKIVAVDPERILSKIDTEAWTSKRKEPEFNYKKLKNGTLVEKT